In the genome of Gloeotrichia echinulata CP02, one region contains:
- a CDS encoding P-II family nitrogen regulator, producing MKKVEAIIRPFKLDEVKIALVNAGIVGMTVSEVRGFGRQKGQTERYRGSEYTVEFLQKLKVEIVVEDDQVDMVVEKIISAARTGEIGDGKIFISPVEQVIRIRTGEKNTEAV from the coding sequence ATGAAAAAAGTAGAAGCTATTATCCGCCCGTTTAAGCTAGATGAGGTAAAAATCGCCTTGGTGAATGCTGGTATTGTTGGTATGACTGTTTCTGAAGTTCGCGGGTTTGGAAGGCAGAAAGGTCAAACTGAACGTTATCGTGGTTCTGAATATACCGTTGAGTTTCTGCAAAAACTCAAGGTAGAAATCGTTGTTGAGGACGACCAGGTTGATATGGTAGTAGAGAAAATTATCTCTGCAGCCCGAACTGGTGAAATCGGTGATGGCAAAATTTTCATATCACCTGTTGAACAAGTGATTCGGATTCGTACTGGGGAAAAGAACACAGAAGCGGTTTGA
- the rdgB gene encoding RdgB/HAM1 family non-canonical purine NTP pyrophosphatase produces MTKLLVVATGNPGKLREMQAYLAGSGWELTLKPEELEIEETGDTFEANACLKASEVAKATGNWAIADDSGLEVTALNNAPGVYSARYGKTDSERIARVLTELGNEVNRQAQFICVVAIARPDGAIALQSQGVCRGEILHTPRGQSGFGYDPIFYVPDQQLTFAEMTPELKKSISHRGEAFTALLPQLDKIQR; encoded by the coding sequence ATGACAAAATTACTTGTAGTAGCCACAGGAAACCCAGGTAAGTTGCGGGAAATGCAAGCTTACCTTGCTGGTTCTGGTTGGGAATTAACCCTCAAACCTGAAGAATTGGAAATTGAAGAGACAGGGGACACCTTTGAGGCCAATGCTTGTCTCAAAGCCTCAGAGGTCGCTAAAGCCACGGGAAACTGGGCAATTGCTGATGATTCCGGCTTGGAAGTAACAGCCTTAAATAACGCACCAGGGGTGTATTCTGCTCGTTATGGCAAAACCGACTCGGAACGCATTGCTAGAGTATTAACAGAATTGGGTAACGAAGTCAATCGCCAAGCCCAATTTATTTGTGTAGTAGCGATCGCTCGTCCTGATGGTGCGATCGCCCTACAATCTCAAGGCGTTTGTCGTGGCGAAATTCTCCATACACCCCGTGGACAATCTGGTTTCGGCTACGATCCAATTTTTTACGTTCCCGATCAACAATTGACCTTTGCTGAGATGACACCAGAATTAAAGAAGTCAATTAGCCATCGCGGAGAGGCTTTTACAGCTTTACTTCCCCAGTTGGACAAAATTCAACGTTAG